One window of Candidatus Neomarinimicrobiota bacterium genomic DNA carries:
- a CDS encoding N,N'-diacetylchitobiose phosphorylase — MQYGYFDDKSKEYVITRPDTPRSWCNYLGTTEYGAIITNNAGGYSFYKSSARGRFIRFRANTVPMDQPGRYFYIRDVETDDYWSASWQPVGKPLEKYRSACRHGTAYTIIESEYDGIKTVSTYFVPLDKIFEVWMLKIRNNDRKRRKLRIFTFVEYSNNWYILQDWINLQYTQHIVCMKYVDGMIDHGINVFLPDSTGDFDSHDGNRHTWLGLVGEKVTGYDTDREVFVGPYRSYNNPSVVEKGECENSIAVGDNSCGVLQVDIEFEPGEEREFAVLMGIGKAETEGKRTIFNYNSVNKLHDEFNKLKEYWHNRIENLKVETPDKEFNSMVNVWNPYNCMITYAWSRSASIVYSGERDGLGYRDTVQDVLGVLHLIPDEAGQRLELMITGQVSTGGAIPVVNQFTHKPGQEKPPREEEYRSDDCIWLFVTIPAYVKETGDIKFYEKVLPYADKGHDTVLGHMRKAIEFNLQRRGAHGLPCGLFADWNDCLELGHDGETVFVAMQLRYALKTYIEICELLKKNEEVNWARKHLKELDECIEKYAWDGDWYIRAYRYDGMKFGSKENDEGKIWLNPQTWAILSGHATGKRAEKLLNIIRKELFTEYGFLILDPPYVKTDHKIIKAVLFNKGMKENASIFNHTQGWAVISAAILGNGNEAYEYLRAFLPAYFNSKAEVREVEPYVHCQFTHSKYSPRFGAGRIPWLTGSASWTYYAISQYILGIRPDYYGLIIDPCIPSHWKEIKIKRNFRGKKFEITIDNHKGIERGIKRLVVNGEKLSSNMIPIEIMKEENVVLAEMG, encoded by the coding sequence ATGCAATATGGATATTTTGATGATAAGAGTAAAGAGTATGTTATAACCAGACCCGATACTCCAAGATCCTGGTGTAATTATCTTGGGACGACTGAATATGGTGCTATAATAACTAATAATGCTGGTGGATACAGTTTTTATAAATCATCTGCCAGAGGAAGGTTTATTCGTTTTAGAGCTAATACAGTTCCAATGGATCAACCAGGGAGATATTTTTATATTCGAGATGTTGAGACGGATGATTACTGGTCAGCTTCCTGGCAGCCTGTTGGAAAGCCACTTGAAAAGTATAGATCAGCCTGTAGACACGGTACTGCTTATACAATTATTGAATCAGAATACGATGGGATAAAAACCGTGTCGACCTATTTTGTGCCACTGGATAAAATATTTGAAGTCTGGATGTTAAAGATAAGAAATAATGATAGAAAAAGGAGAAAGCTTAGAATTTTCACTTTTGTGGAATATTCTAATAACTGGTACATATTGCAGGATTGGATAAATTTACAGTATACACAACATATTGTTTGCATGAAGTACGTAGACGGTATGATTGACCATGGAATTAATGTATTCCTTCCTGATAGTACTGGAGATTTTGATAGTCATGATGGGAATAGACATACATGGCTTGGTCTAGTCGGTGAGAAAGTTACCGGATATGATACTGATAGAGAGGTATTCGTTGGTCCTTATCGAAGCTATAATAATCCTTCTGTTGTTGAGAAAGGTGAATGTGAGAATTCGATAGCAGTTGGTGATAATAGCTGTGGTGTCTTACAGGTGGACATTGAATTTGAACCTGGAGAAGAAAGAGAATTTGCAGTATTAATGGGTATAGGTAAAGCGGAAACCGAAGGGAAGAGAACGATATTCAATTATAATTCTGTTAATAAATTGCATGATGAATTTAATAAATTGAAAGAGTACTGGCATAACAGAATTGAAAACCTTAAAGTTGAGACTCCCGATAAAGAGTTTAACAGTATGGTCAATGTATGGAATCCTTATAATTGTATGATAACTTATGCGTGGAGTAGGTCCGCCAGTATTGTTTACAGTGGTGAAAGAGATGGTTTGGGTTATAGGGATACAGTACAGGATGTGCTTGGAGTACTTCATCTGATTCCCGATGAGGCAGGGCAAAGACTTGAATTAATGATAACAGGTCAAGTTTCCACCGGTGGTGCTATTCCAGTGGTTAATCAATTTACACATAAACCTGGCCAAGAGAAGCCTCCCCGGGAAGAAGAATATCGTTCCGATGATTGTATATGGCTTTTTGTTACAATTCCAGCATATGTAAAAGAGACAGGAGATATAAAATTTTATGAGAAAGTGCTACCCTATGCGGATAAAGGTCATGATACAGTGCTTGGTCATATGAGGAAGGCTATTGAATTTAATTTACAAAGAAGGGGTGCACACGGCTTACCCTGTGGTCTTTTTGCCGATTGGAATGACTGTCTGGAACTGGGACATGATGGGGAAACCGTATTTGTTGCAATGCAGCTCCGATATGCATTAAAAACTTATATAGAAATATGTGAACTTTTAAAAAAGAATGAGGAAGTCAATTGGGCAAGGAAGCATCTAAAGGAATTGGATGAATGCATTGAAAAATATGCCTGGGATGGAGATTGGTATATAAGAGCTTATAGATATGATGGAATGAAATTTGGCTCAAAAGAAAATGACGAGGGTAAAATATGGTTAAATCCTCAGACATGGGCGATTTTAAGTGGTCATGCAACAGGGAAAAGAGCTGAAAAATTATTAAATATTATAAGGAAAGAACTTTTTACTGAATATGGATTTTTGATACTTGATCCGCCTTATGTAAAGACAGATCATAAAATTATTAAGGCTGTTCTGTTTAATAAAGGTATGAAGGAGAATGCCTCAATTTTTAATCATACCCAGGGTTGGGCTGTAATATCGGCAGCAATTCTTGGAAATGGTAACGAGGCATATGAATACCTTAGAGCCTTTTTACCTGCTTATTTTAATTCAAAAGCAGAAGTTAGAGAGGTTGAACCATATGTTCATTGTCAGTTTACACATAGCAAATATAGCCCGAGATTTGGCGCAGGAAGGATTCCATGGTTAACAGGATCGGCAAGCTGGACATATTACGCAATTTCTCAATATATCTTGGGTATCAGACCTGACTACTATGGTCTGATTATTGATCCATGTATACCATCCCACTGGAAGGAGATAAAAATAAAAAGAAACTTTAGAGGTAAAAAATTCGAGATTACTATAGATAATCATAAAGGTATTGAGAGAGGGATAAAAAGGTTGGTGGTTAATGGAGAAAAGCTATCTTCGAATATGATACCTATAGAAATAATGAAGGAAGAAAATGTTGTGCTGGCTGAGATGGGGTGA
- a CDS encoding GntR family transcriptional regulator — MEFREDRAIYLQIADYILDNIILKNWKPGDKIPSVREMAVNIEVNPNTVMRTYNYLQDKGVIFNKRGIGYFVSEDAYELSIKLKKEDFIKLQLPVLFKNMEMLNITFKDLEKLYDSYKNKTEEELG; from the coding sequence GTGGAATTTAGAGAAGATAGAGCAATATATTTACAAATTGCTGATTATATTCTCGATAATATTATCCTAAAAAACTGGAAACCGGGAGACAAAATACCATCCGTTCGAGAAATGGCGGTAAATATCGAAGTTAATCCAAATACTGTTATGAGAACATATAATTATCTGCAGGATAAAGGTGTCATATTCAATAAAAGAGGAATAGGATATTTTGTAAGCGAAGATGCCTATGAACTTTCTATAAAGTTAAAAAAAGAAGATTTTATAAAACTACAGCTTCCTGTTTTATTCAAAAACATGGAGATGCTGAATATAACTTTTAAAGATTTAGAAAAATTGTACGATAGTTATAAAAACAAAACTGAAGAGGAGTTAGGATGA
- a CDS encoding nucleotidyltransferase family protein, giving the protein MKKIEEIKKTLIKLKPFLKEKYKVKEIGIFGSYVKNKQKKRSDLDILVEFDEVPSLIEFIEMENFLSDKLKIKVDLVIKRALKPHIGKVILKEVIYL; this is encoded by the coding sequence ATGAAAAAAATTGAAGAAATAAAAAAGACATTGATAAAACTTAAACCTTTCTTGAAAGAAAAATATAAGGTCAAAGAAATCGGCATTTTTGGTTCTTATGTAAAAAATAAACAGAAAAAAAGAAGTGACCTTGATATACTGGTAGAATTTGATGAAGTTCCGTCTTTAATTGAATTCATTGAGATGGAAAATTTTCTTTCAGACAAACTTAAAATAAAGGTTGACCTTGTTATAAAAAGGGCTTTAAAACCTCATATCGGTAAAGTAATACTGAAAGAGGTAATCTATTTATGA
- a CDS encoding DUF2807 domain-containing protein, whose protein sequence is MKLTNKILLATFGLILIAIFILLIIIRIQIKDEFSIIDGNGISHIILSNKELHLANFKSIRILIPSSVSVINSKNNSIDISGSETELNNLKINISDNNLVISSKKNILDFKEKLFIKLSLSHIEKIEVSCPSCINIKNFSLKSLEILIGEAGKIKGTNNYIKNLKITSKIAGNIDFKNCHIVNAVLNLNGKNRVEINMAGGVLRGHVDGSSIITYYGNIKEHKLVSLGLVYIIDGSNRLKKT, encoded by the coding sequence ATGAAGTTAACAAATAAAATATTACTTGCAACTTTTGGATTGATTTTAATAGCAATATTTATTCTATTAATAATTATCAGAATTCAAATAAAAGATGAGTTTTCTATCATTGACGGCAATGGAATATCACATATAATCTTGAGTAACAAAGAATTGCATTTAGCAAATTTTAAAAGTATTAGGATATTGATCCCTTCCTCTGTAAGCGTAATAAATTCTAAAAACAACAGCATTGATATTTCAGGTTCAGAAACTGAACTAAATAACTTAAAAATAAATATTTCAGATAATAATCTTGTCATAAGTTCAAAAAAGAATATTTTAGATTTCAAGGAAAAATTGTTCATAAAACTATCTTTATCACATATTGAAAAAATAGAAGTATCTTGTCCATCGTGCATCAATATCAAAAACTTTTCACTAAAAAGCCTTGAAATTCTCATCGGCGAAGCAGGTAAAATAAAAGGAACCAATAATTACATTAAAAACCTGAAAATAACCTCAAAAATAGCAGGAAATATAGATTTTAAAAATTGCCATATCGTTAATGCTGTCTTGAATCTAAATGGCAAAAATCGAGTCGAAATTAACATGGCAGGTGGAGTTCTCAGAGGACATGTAGACGGCTCCTCTATCATAACATATTATGGAAATATAAAAGAACATAAATTAGTTTCATTAGGATTGGTTTATATAATTGACGGATCAAACAGGTTAAAAAAGACCTGA